The following proteins are co-located in the Pseudomonas synxantha genome:
- a CDS encoding IS4 family transposase — MSVQQELLDLGDLFNFSDLSTFTQNIPVEWVASALGLSSQATIRRRRLPADQVLWLVLGMALFRDEPVHEVARRLNICAQGLASDHLLARSGVTEARKRLGSDPVEWLFRKTGSQWGGERYNGDTWQDLQVFAVDGALLRTPDNQELRDHFGSGNTGTDRQTPFPMLRLVALMNVRSHLLLDAQLSPYRRSEMRLADEFLQQIPDHSVTLFDKGFWSANLLLSLSGAGINRHWLIPERKGVVSEEVARYGKHDRLLRMKVSQQARKQNPNLPRHWEVRAVSYEVQGKLKTVMTSLPVETYSAKMIAKLYQERWEIELGFRDIKSSMQQNAVTLRSKKIDLIYQEVWGLLLAYNVIRREASLAAVAFGRTPSDIRFKPACQYIAVQLIVMAAANPISATGRRLSELRAGVGGLFLDHRPRPSRPRTVKISKTRFPVNRKAAPLK, encoded by the coding sequence ATGTCTGTTCAACAAGAACTGCTCGACCTTGGCGATCTTTTTAACTTCTCAGACCTGAGCACCTTCACCCAGAACATCCCCGTCGAGTGGGTCGCATCGGCACTCGGGCTCTCCTCCCAAGCCACCATCCGTAGGCGCCGCTTGCCAGCCGATCAGGTGCTTTGGCTCGTTCTGGGCATGGCGTTGTTTCGTGACGAACCCGTTCATGAAGTGGCTAGACGTTTGAATATTTGTGCTCAGGGGCTTGCTAGCGATCATTTGCTGGCCAGAAGCGGCGTGACTGAAGCTCGCAAACGATTAGGCTCTGATCCAGTCGAATGGCTGTTCCGCAAGACCGGTAGTCAATGGGGCGGCGAGCGTTACAACGGAGATACCTGGCAGGATTTACAAGTGTTTGCAGTAGACGGAGCGCTTCTGCGAACTCCCGATAATCAGGAGCTACGAGATCATTTTGGCTCAGGAAACACCGGCACTGATCGTCAGACACCGTTTCCAATGCTGCGTCTTGTCGCCTTGATGAATGTGCGTTCGCACCTGCTTCTGGATGCTCAGCTGAGTCCCTATCGGCGCAGTGAAATGCGCTTGGCTGACGAGTTTCTTCAACAAATCCCTGACCACTCAGTGACGCTGTTCGACAAGGGTTTCTGGAGCGCGAATTTGTTACTGAGCTTGAGCGGTGCCGGCATCAATCGCCACTGGCTGATCCCGGAGCGCAAAGGGGTGGTAAGCGAAGAGGTTGCTCGTTACGGCAAGCACGACCGATTGTTACGCATGAAAGTGTCCCAACAAGCTAGAAAGCAAAACCCCAATTTACCCCGTCACTGGGAGGTGCGCGCGGTCAGCTATGAAGTCCAAGGGAAGCTCAAAACGGTGATGACTTCACTGCCCGTCGAAACTTATAGCGCCAAGATGATTGCCAAGTTGTATCAGGAGCGATGGGAGATAGAGCTGGGCTTCAGAGACATCAAAAGCTCAATGCAGCAGAACGCAGTGACTCTGCGTAGCAAGAAGATCGACCTGATATACCAAGAAGTATGGGGGCTTTTACTGGCTTACAACGTGATCCGGCGGGAGGCCAGTCTAGCTGCCGTAGCGTTCGGTCGCACACCATCAGATATTCGTTTCAAGCCGGCGTGCCAATACATTGCGGTGCAATTGATTGTGATGGCTGCGGCTAATCCTATTTCGGCGACAGGAAGGCGCTTGTCAGAACTGAGGGCGGGAGTCGGAGGGCTGTTTTTGGATCACCGCCCAAGGCCATCAAGACCAAGGACGGTGAAGATCTCAAAAACCAGGTTTCCAGTAAACCGTAAGGCTGCTCCGCTTAAGTGA
- the pip gene encoding prolyl aminopeptidase: protein MQTWYPQIKPYARHDLAVDDTHTLYVDESGSPEGLPVVFIHGGPGAGCDAQSRCYFDPNLYHIVTFDQRGCGRSTPRANLENNTTWDLVADLERIREHLGIDKWVLFGGSWGSTLALAYAQTHPERVLGLIVRGIFLARPQDIHWFYQEGASRLFPDYWQDYLAPIPVEERHDMIAAYHKRLTGNDQIAQMHAAKAWSGWEGRMLGLCPSPQHVERFSEPQRALSIARIECHYFTNNSFLEPNQLIRDMHKIAHLPGVIIHGRYDMICPLDNAWELHQAWPNSELQVIREAGHAASEPGITDALVRATGEMARRLLDLPPEEA from the coding sequence ATGCAGACTTGGTACCCGCAGATCAAACCCTACGCCCGGCATGATCTGGCTGTCGATGACACCCACACCCTGTATGTCGATGAAAGTGGCTCCCCCGAAGGCTTGCCTGTCGTGTTCATCCACGGTGGCCCAGGTGCCGGTTGCGACGCCCAGAGCCGCTGCTATTTCGACCCGAACCTGTACCATATTGTGACCTTCGACCAGCGTGGCTGCGGTCGCTCGACCCCGCGCGCCAACCTCGAAAACAACACCACCTGGGATCTGGTAGCCGACCTTGAGCGCATCCGCGAGCACCTGGGCATCGACAAATGGGTACTGTTCGGCGGTTCCTGGGGCTCGACCCTGGCCCTGGCCTACGCGCAAACCCATCCCGAGCGCGTGCTTGGCCTTATCGTGCGCGGCATCTTCCTCGCGCGCCCGCAGGACATCCACTGGTTCTACCAGGAGGGTGCGAGCCGCCTGTTCCCGGATTACTGGCAGGACTACCTGGCGCCGATCCCGGTGGAAGAGCGCCACGACATGATCGCCGCCTACCACAAGCGCCTGACCGGCAACGACCAGATCGCCCAGATGCACGCAGCCAAGGCCTGGTCTGGTTGGGAAGGGCGCATGCTGGGCCTGTGCCCGAGCCCGCAGCATGTCGAGCGCTTCTCCGAGCCGCAGCGCGCCTTGTCCATTGCCCGCATCGAATGCCATTACTTCACCAACAACTCCTTCCTGGAACCCAACCAGCTGATTCGCGATATGCACAAGATCGCCCATCTGCCCGGCGTCATCATCCACGGTCGCTACGATATGATCTGCCCGCTGGATAACGCCTGGGAGCTGCATCAGGCCTGGCCCAACAGCGAGCTACAGGTGATTCGCGAGGCCGGGCATGCTGCCTCCGAGCCGGGTATCACCGACGCTTTGGTGCGTGCGACTGGCGAAATGGCACGGCGCCTGCTTGATCTGCCCCCTGAAGAAGCATGA